Genomic window (Bacillus vallismortis):
AGGAGCTCGAATCAGTAACAGTTGAGGACGCATTAAAACATCCGAATTGGTCAATGGGTGCAAAAATTACGATCGATTCGGCTACAATGATGAATAAGGGATTAGAGGTGATTGAGGCACATTGGCTTTTCGATATCCCATATGAACAAATTGATGTGGTTTTACATAAGGAGAGCATCATCCATTCAATGGTTGAGTTTCATGACAAAAGTGTGATCGCACAGCTTGGAACTCCTGATATGAGGGTTCCAATTCAATATGCCCTAACCTATCCTGACCGGTTGCCATTACCAGATGCCAAAAGGCTTGAATTATGGGAAATCGGCTGCCTTCATTTTGAGAAAGCTGATTTTGACAGGTTCCGATGCTTACAATTTGCGTTTGAATCAGGTAAAATGGGAGGAACAATGCCGACAGTGCTAAATGCAGCAAATGAAGTAGCTGTCGCTGCCTTTTTAGCCGGTAAGATACCGTTTTTGGCTATTGAAGACTGTATCGAAAAGGCACTATCCCGCCATCAGGTAATGAACAAACCGAACCTGGCGGACATTCAAGAAGTGGACAAAGATACCCGGGGATACGTCAATTCAATACTCACATAAGGTGGTATGTTCGTGAATACAGTTATAGCGTTTATTATTATTTTCGGAACGCTCGTTTTCTTCCATGAACTGGGTCATTTATTGCTAGCCCAAAGAGCGGGAATTCTCTGCCGTGAATTTGCGATCGGATTCGGTCCGAAGATTTTTTCTTTCAAAAAAAATGAAACAGTTTATACCATCAGGCTGCTTCCGGTCGGCGGATTTGTCCGTATGGCCGGCGAAGATCCGGAAATGATTGAGGTAAAACCCGGTTACACGGTCGGGCTTCTGTTTAATAAAGACGATCAAGTTGAGAAAGTCATCATCAATCAAAAGGAAAAATACCCGGATGCTTTAGTCATTGAAGTAGAAACTGCGGATTTAGAGCATGACATGAAGATCACCGGCTATGAACAGGGGAAAGAAGATGAACTTTCCAGCTTTGCTGTCAGTGAAACATCCTTTTTCATTGTAGACGGAGAAGAAGTGCAGATTGCGCCGTATAATCGCCAATTTGGTTCCAAACCTGTGTGGCAGCGAATTAAAGCGATTGCTGCAGGGCCGATTATGAACTTTATTTTAGCTTACGTCATTTTAGTGATGCTTGGGCTGATTCAAGGCGTGCCGTCAAATGAGCCTGTGCTCGGGCAGCTGACTGACAATGGACGGGCGGCCGAAGCGGGGCTAAAAGAAGGGGACTATATTCAAAGCATTAACGGAGAGAAAATGAGGTCTTGGACGGACATTGTCTCTGCTGTAAAAGAAAATCCGGAAAAAGAAATGGACGTTGCAGTAAAAAGAGATAACAAAACGCTTCATATTTCAGTGACTCCGGAAGCTGTTAAAGATGAGAACAAAAAAACAATCGGGCGTTTCGGTTCCTATGCGCCGACTGAAAAAGGCGTTCTCTCAGCAGTTGCTTACGGCGCGACTTCAACAGTTGATGTCACTAAAGCCATTTTAACCAACTTAAGCAAATTAGTAACAGGCCAATTTAAACTTGATATGTTGTCAGGTCCTGTCGGCATATATGACATGACAGACCAGGTGGCGAAAACAGGGTTAGTGAACTTATTCCAGTTTGCTGCGTTTTTAAGCATTAACCTTGGGATTGTCAACCTGCTTCCGATTCCGGCGCTTGACGGAGGAAGGTTGTTATTTCTATTTATTGAAGCGATTCGGGGCAAACCGATTAACAGGGAAAAAGAAGCATTTGTTGTGTTTATCGGAGTAGCTTTCTTAATGCTTCTTATGCTGGTTGTCACATGGAACGATATCCAGCGGCTGTTCTTGTAAACGAAAAGTAAATCAATCAGAGGTGCGAAGAAATGAGACAAAGCTTGACGCTTATTCCTACGCTCCGTGAAGTTCCAGCTGATGCCGAAGCAAAAAGCCATCAGCTTCTTCTGAGAGCAGGGTTTATCAGACAGAATACGAGCGGGGTATACAGCTATATGCCTCTTGCGTATAAAGTGATTCAAAACATTCAGCAGATTGTTCGTGAAGAAATGGAGAAAATAGATGCCGTGGAAATGCTTATGCCCGCATTGCAGCAGGCTGAGACATGGCAGGAATCAGGCAGATGGTATACGTATGGTCCTGAACTGATGAGACTAAAAGACCGTCATGGCCGTGAATTTGCTTTAGGGGCAACGCATGAAGAAGTTATCACTTCACTTGTTCGCGATGAGGTTAAATCTTATAAGCGTCTCCCTCTGACTCTGTATCAAATTCAGTCTAAGTTCAGAGATGAAAAACGTCCCCGCTTCGGTTTGTTAAGAGGACGCGAATTTATTATGAAGGATGCGTATTCTTTCCATGCATCTGAAGAGAGCTTGGATAATACGTATCAAAAAATGTACGAGGCTTATTCTAATATTTTTGCCCGTTGCGGCATTAATGTAAGACCTGTCATCGCCGATTCAGGCGCAATGGGGGGAAAGGATACGCACGAGTTTATGGCACTTTCTGCAATCGGAGAGGATACGATTGCATATTCTGATGAATCACAGTATGCGGCTAATATCGAAATGGCTGAAGTTCTTTATCAAGAAGTCCCTTCTGATGAAGAGCCTCAAGCTTTAGAGAAAGTCCACACGCCTAACGTGAAAACAATCGAAGAACTGACTGCGTATTTACAGGTTTCCGCTGAAGCCTGCATGAAGTCAGTGCTGTTTAAAGCAGATGACCGTTTCGTCTTAGTGCTTGTAAGAGGGGACCATGAAGTTAACGAGATTAAAGTGAAAAACTTGCTTCATGCAGAAGTTGTGGAGCTTGCCTCACAAGAAGAGGTTATTCAGCAGCTTGGAACAGAACCGGGTTTTGTCGGCCCTGTCGGTGTCAAACAAGATGTTGAAGTATATGCCGATCATGCTGTTAAAGCAATGGTCAATGCTGTTGCCGGTGCAAATGAAGGAGATCATCACTATAAAAATGTCAACGTAAACCGTGACGCGCAAATTAAAGAATTTGCTGATCTTCGTTTTATTAAAGAGGGTGATCCTTCACCAGACGGCAAAGGTACAATCCGTTTTGCAGAAGGAATCGAAGTCGGACAAGTCTTTAAGCTTGGAACACGCTATTCAGAGGCGATGAATGCGACATACTTAGATGAAAACGGTCGCGCGCAGCCAATGCTGATGGGCTGTTACGGAATCGGTGTGTCAAGAACGCTTTCTGCTATTGCTGAACAGCACCACGACGATAAAGGATTGATATGGCCAAAAAGCGTTGCGCCGTACGATCTTCATATTCTTGCTTTGAACGTGAAAAACGATGGGCAAAGAGAGCTTGCTGAAAAGCTGTATGCCGATTTAAAAGCGGAAGGCTATGGAGTGCTCTATGATGATCGTGCTGAGCGCGCCGGTGTAAAATTCGCTGATTCAGATCTCATCGGCCTTCCAATCCGCATTACTGTCGGAAAACGTGCGGACGAAGGAATTGTCGAAGTGAAAATCCGTAAAACGGGTGAATCAACTGAAATTTCAGCAGACGAACTATCTGCTTTTATCAGCAAGCAGTAATCACCATAACGATTTATTAAAAAACATGTTAAAATAGAAATAATAGAAGGTACCTCATTTGCCTGAGGTACCTTCACTTATGAAGTTTTTAGGGAGGGGTACTGTCTTAATGGAACAGTTATCAGTAAACAGAAGGCAGTTTCAAATTCTTCTGCAGCAGATTAATATGACAGATGATACCTTCATGACATACTTTGAAGATGGTGAGATTAAAAAGTTGGCGATACACAAAGCGTCTAAGTCTTGGCATTTTCATTTTCAATTTAAATCTTTGCTGCCTTTTCAAATATATGACACATTAACAACGAGGCTGACGCAATCGTTTGCCCACATAGCAAAAGTGACATCTTCAATCGAAGTGCAAGATGCCGAGGTCAGCGAAAGTCTAGTACAAGATTACTGGTCACGCTGTATTGAGGAACTGCAAGGCATTTCACCGCCGATTATCAGTCTTTTAAACCAGCAAAAACCGAAATTGAAAGGCAATAAACTGATTGTCAAAACAAAAACGGACACGGAAGCGGTTGCTCTTAAGAACAAATATAGTTCTATGATTCAAGCCGGATACCGTCAATTTGGTTTCCCGGATCTTCAGCTTGATGCCGAAATCTTTGTATCCGAGCAAGAAGTTCAAAAGTTTCGGGAGCAAAAGCTTGCGGAAGACCAAGAGCGGGCCATGCAGGCACTGATTGAAATGGAGAAGAAAGATCAAGAAAGTGATGAAGATCAAATACCATCTGGGCCTCTTGTCATCGGTTATCAAATTAAAGATAACGAAGAAATCCGGACACTTGACAGCATCATGGACGAAGAACGGAGAATAACGGTCCAGGGTTACGTGTTTGATGTGGAGACACGAGAGCTGAAAAGCGGGCGTACGCTGTGTATCTTCAAAATTACAGACTACACAAATAGTATTTTAATCAAAATGTTTGCACGTGAAAAAGAAGATGCGGCACTGATGAAGTCTCTGAAAAAAGGAATGTGGGTAAAAGCACGCGGCAGCATTCAAAATGACACTTTTGTCAGAGATCTCGTCATGATCGCAAATGACGTAAACGAAATGAAAGCAAAAACCCGTGAAGATTCTGCATCTGAAGGAGAAAAAAGAGTGGAATTGCATTTGCATTCCCCAATGAGCCAAATGGATGCTGTTACGGGTGTCGGAAAGCTTGTCGAACAGGCAAAAAAATGGGGGCATGAGGCCATCGCTTTGACTGACCATGCTGTCGTTCAATCCTTCCCTGATGCGTATTCTGCCGCAAAAAAGCATGGAATTAAAATGATTTACGGGATGGAAGCGAATCTTGTTGATGATGGCGTGCCAATTGCTTATAACGCTGCACATCGGCTGCTTGAGGAAGAAACATATGTTGTTTTTGACGTCGAGACAACAGGACTGTCTGCTGTATACGATACCATTATTGAGCTGGCTGCAGTAAAAGTAAAAGGCGGAGAAATTATTGATAAATTTGAGGCGTTTGCGAACCCGCATCGTCCGCTTTCAGCCACAATCATAGAGCTGACCGGCATCACCGATGATATGCTTCGCGACGCTCCTGATGTCGTAGATGTAATAAGAGATTTCAGAGAATGGATCGGCGATGATATCCTTGTCGCTCACAATGCAAGTTTTGATATGGGATTCTTAAACGTAGCTTATAAAAGGCTTCTTGAAGTCGAAAAAGCTAAAAACCCAGTCATTGATACGCTTGAGCTTGGCCGTTTTCTCTATCCGGAATTTAAGAACCACCGTTTGAACACACTTTGTAAAAAGTTTGATATCGAACTGACACAGCATCACCGTGCGATCTACGATACTGAGGCGACGGCTTATTTGCTCCTGAAAATGCTGAAGGACGCGGCTGAAAAAGGCATTCAGTACCATGATGAGTTAAATGAAAATATGGGTCAGTCCAACGCTTATCAAAGATCGAGACCTTATCACGCAACATTACTTGCTGTGAACAGCACGGGTCTTAAAAATTTATTTAAGCTTGTGTCACTCTCTCATATCCATTATTTTTACAGAGTGCCTCGTATCCCGAGATCTCAGCTTGAGAAATATAGGGAAGGGCTTCTGATCGGTTCAGCCTGTGACAGGGGAGAGGTTTTTGAAGGAATGATGCAAAAATCGCCTGAAGAGGTGGAAGATGTCGCGTCATTCTATGATTATCTCGAAGTTCAGCCGCCTGAAGTGTACCGTCACTTGCTAGAACTTGAACTGGTCCGCGATGAAAAATCGCTTAAAGAAATTATTGCGAATATCACGAAACTGGGTGAAAAGCTAAATAAACCGGTTGTTGCTACGGGAAATGTACATTACTTGAATGACGAGGATAAAATCTACAGAAAGATTTTAGTATCCTCTCAAGGCGGGGCAAATCCGCTGAACAGACATGAACTGCCGAAAGTGCATTTCAGAACGACAGACGAAATGCTTGAAGCATTTTCTTTCTTAGGCGAAGAAAAAGCGAAGGAAATCGTTGTCACCAATACCCAAAAGGTTGCTTCTTTAATCGATGACATCAAGCCAATTAAAGATGATTTGTATACACCGAAAATCGAAGGCGCTGATGAAGAGATCAGAGAAATGAGCTATCAGCGTGCAAGAAGCATTTACGGCGAAGAGTTGCCTGAAATTGTGGAAGCGCGGATTGAAAAAGAATTAAAAAGTATCATTGGCCATGGCTTCGCTGTTATTTATTTGATCTCTCACAAACTTGTAAAACGTTCACTAGATGACGGATATCTCGTAGGTTCCCGTGGTTCCGTAGGCTCCTCATTAGTTGCGACGCTTACTGAGATCACTGAGGTCAACCCGCTGCCGCCGCATTATGTATGCTCTGAGTGCCAACATTCTGAGTTCTTTAATGACGGGTCTGTCGGTTCCGGTTTTGACCTGCCTGACAAGATATGCCCTCATTGCGGAACGCCTTTGAAAAAAGACGGCCATGATATTCCGTTTGAAACATTCTTAGGATTTAAAGGGGACAAAGTACCTGATATCGATTTGAACTTTTCAGGGGAATATCAGCCGCACGCACACAATTACACAAAAGTATTGTTCGGAGAAGACAATGTATATCGTGCGGGAACGATAGGAACAGTTGCAGAAAAAACAGCTTACGGATATGTAAAAGGCTATGCCGGGGACCACAATCTCCACATGCGCGGGGCCGAAATAGATCGGCTCGTACAGGGATGTACAGGTGTTAAACGTACGACCGGACAGCACCCTGGGGGTATTATCGTTGTCCCGGATTATATGGACATTTATGATTTTTCACCAATTCAGTTTCCGGCGGACGCCACAGGTTCAGAGTGGAAAACCACTCATTTTGATTTCCACTCCATCCATGACAACCTGTTAAAACTCGATATTCTCGGACACGATGACCCGACCGTTATTCGGATGCTTCAAGACTTAAGCGGAATTGATCCGAAAACCATTCCAACAGATGATCCTGAAGTGATGAAAATCTTCCAGGGAACCGAATCACTCGGTGTTACAGAAGAACAGATCGGCTGTAAAACGGGTACTCTGGGAATTCCTGAATTCGGAACCCGATTTGTGCGGCAGATGCTTGAAGATACAAAGCCGACAACTTTTTCCGA
Coding sequences:
- the dxr gene encoding 1-deoxy-D-xylulose-5-phosphate reductoisomerase, translated to MKNICLLGATGSIGEQTLDVLRTHQDQFQLVSMSFGRNIDKAVPMIEAFQPKFVSVGDLDTYHKLKQVSFSFDCQIGLGEEGLIEAAVMEEVDVVVNALLGSVGLIPTLKAIEQKKTIALANKETLVTAGHIVKEHAKKYDVPLLPVDSEHSAIFQALQGEQAKNIERLIITASGGSFRDKTREELESVTVEDALKHPNWSMGAKITIDSATMMNKGLEVIEAHWLFDIPYEQIDVVLHKESIIHSMVEFHDKSVIAQLGTPDMRVPIQYALTYPDRLPLPDAKRLELWEIGCLHFEKADFDRFRCLQFAFESGKMGGTMPTVLNAANEVAVAAFLAGKIPFLAIEDCIEKALSRHQVMNKPNLADIQEVDKDTRGYVNSILT
- the rseP gene encoding RIP metalloprotease RseP; protein product: MFVNTVIAFIIIFGTLVFFHELGHLLLAQRAGILCREFAIGFGPKIFSFKKNETVYTIRLLPVGGFVRMAGEDPEMIEVKPGYTVGLLFNKDDQVEKVIINQKEKYPDALVIEVETADLEHDMKITGYEQGKEDELSSFAVSETSFFIVDGEEVQIAPYNRQFGSKPVWQRIKAIAAGPIMNFILAYVILVMLGLIQGVPSNEPVLGQLTDNGRAAEAGLKEGDYIQSINGEKMRSWTDIVSAVKENPEKEMDVAVKRDNKTLHISVTPEAVKDENKKTIGRFGSYAPTEKGVLSAVAYGATSTVDVTKAILTNLSKLVTGQFKLDMLSGPVGIYDMTDQVAKTGLVNLFQFAAFLSINLGIVNLLPIPALDGGRLLFLFIEAIRGKPINREKEAFVVFIGVAFLMLLMLVVTWNDIQRLFL
- the proS gene encoding proline--tRNA ligase codes for the protein MRQSLTLIPTLREVPADAEAKSHQLLLRAGFIRQNTSGVYSYMPLAYKVIQNIQQIVREEMEKIDAVEMLMPALQQAETWQESGRWYTYGPELMRLKDRHGREFALGATHEEVITSLVRDEVKSYKRLPLTLYQIQSKFRDEKRPRFGLLRGREFIMKDAYSFHASEESLDNTYQKMYEAYSNIFARCGINVRPVIADSGAMGGKDTHEFMALSAIGEDTIAYSDESQYAANIEMAEVLYQEVPSDEEPQALEKVHTPNVKTIEELTAYLQVSAEACMKSVLFKADDRFVLVLVRGDHEVNEIKVKNLLHAEVVELASQEEVIQQLGTEPGFVGPVGVKQDVEVYADHAVKAMVNAVAGANEGDHHYKNVNVNRDAQIKEFADLRFIKEGDPSPDGKGTIRFAEGIEVGQVFKLGTRYSEAMNATYLDENGRAQPMLMGCYGIGVSRTLSAIAEQHHDDKGLIWPKSVAPYDLHILALNVKNDGQRELAEKLYADLKAEGYGVLYDDRAERAGVKFADSDLIGLPIRITVGKRADEGIVEVKIRKTGESTEISADELSAFISKQ
- a CDS encoding PolC-type DNA polymerase III; the encoded protein is MEQLSVNRRQFQILLQQINMTDDTFMTYFEDGEIKKLAIHKASKSWHFHFQFKSLLPFQIYDTLTTRLTQSFAHIAKVTSSIEVQDAEVSESLVQDYWSRCIEELQGISPPIISLLNQQKPKLKGNKLIVKTKTDTEAVALKNKYSSMIQAGYRQFGFPDLQLDAEIFVSEQEVQKFREQKLAEDQERAMQALIEMEKKDQESDEDQIPSGPLVIGYQIKDNEEIRTLDSIMDEERRITVQGYVFDVETRELKSGRTLCIFKITDYTNSILIKMFAREKEDAALMKSLKKGMWVKARGSIQNDTFVRDLVMIANDVNEMKAKTREDSASEGEKRVELHLHSPMSQMDAVTGVGKLVEQAKKWGHEAIALTDHAVVQSFPDAYSAAKKHGIKMIYGMEANLVDDGVPIAYNAAHRLLEEETYVVFDVETTGLSAVYDTIIELAAVKVKGGEIIDKFEAFANPHRPLSATIIELTGITDDMLRDAPDVVDVIRDFREWIGDDILVAHNASFDMGFLNVAYKRLLEVEKAKNPVIDTLELGRFLYPEFKNHRLNTLCKKFDIELTQHHRAIYDTEATAYLLLKMLKDAAEKGIQYHDELNENMGQSNAYQRSRPYHATLLAVNSTGLKNLFKLVSLSHIHYFYRVPRIPRSQLEKYREGLLIGSACDRGEVFEGMMQKSPEEVEDVASFYDYLEVQPPEVYRHLLELELVRDEKSLKEIIANITKLGEKLNKPVVATGNVHYLNDEDKIYRKILVSSQGGANPLNRHELPKVHFRTTDEMLEAFSFLGEEKAKEIVVTNTQKVASLIDDIKPIKDDLYTPKIEGADEEIREMSYQRARSIYGEELPEIVEARIEKELKSIIGHGFAVIYLISHKLVKRSLDDGYLVGSRGSVGSSLVATLTEITEVNPLPPHYVCSECQHSEFFNDGSVGSGFDLPDKICPHCGTPLKKDGHDIPFETFLGFKGDKVPDIDLNFSGEYQPHAHNYTKVLFGEDNVYRAGTIGTVAEKTAYGYVKGYAGDHNLHMRGAEIDRLVQGCTGVKRTTGQHPGGIIVVPDYMDIYDFSPIQFPADATGSEWKTTHFDFHSIHDNLLKLDILGHDDPTVIRMLQDLSGIDPKTIPTDDPEVMKIFQGTESLGVTEEQIGCKTGTLGIPEFGTRFVRQMLEDTKPTTFSELVQISGLSHGTDVWLGNAQELIHNNICELSEVIGCRDDIMVYLIYQGLEPSLAFKIMEFVRKGKGLTPEWEEEMKNNNVPDWYIDSCKKIKYMFPKAHAAAYVLMAVRIAYFKVHHALLYYAAYFTVRADDFDIDTMIKGSTAIKAVMEDINAKGLDASPKEKNLLTVLELALEMCERGYTFQKVDLYRSSAAEFIIDGNSLIPPFNSIPGLGTNAALNIVKAREEGEFLSKEDLQKRGKVSKTILEYLDRHGCLESLPDQNQLSLF